In a genomic window of Venatoribacter cucullus:
- a CDS encoding LysR family transcriptional regulator: protein MYQKNFARIDLNLFVVFDVIYREGSLTRAAEQLNLSQPAVSHALSRLRECFNDPLFERSGRGVAPTPLAKAIIGRVRTALQGLETTLTDGLAFDPASASRVFTLAARDVMEATALPVLMQQLQQQAPAVQLHSIRVPRRDIAAALTSGQLDFAVDVLLPVGEDIEHCVIGEQRLVVMLRAQHPLAGQHWDLEAYLSARHVQVSSRPEGPGVEDFALTRQGKARRIALRCQNYHAAVQVVQQTDLLLTMPQEFAARLVQQTPDLLVRELPMPLPALELHLYWHRKANGDPAVMWLKEQLLNLF, encoded by the coding sequence CCTCACCCGCGCCGCTGAGCAGCTTAATTTATCGCAGCCGGCGGTCAGCCATGCGCTCAGTCGGTTGCGTGAGTGTTTCAATGATCCGTTGTTTGAACGCTCCGGCCGGGGGGTGGCACCGACGCCACTGGCCAAAGCCATTATTGGCCGGGTGCGCACCGCGCTGCAGGGACTGGAAACCACCCTTACCGATGGTCTGGCCTTTGATCCGGCCAGCGCCAGCCGGGTTTTCACCCTGGCCGCCCGCGATGTGATGGAAGCGACCGCCCTGCCGGTATTGATGCAGCAATTGCAGCAGCAGGCCCCGGCCGTTCAGCTGCACAGCATCCGCGTGCCGCGCCGCGATATTGCCGCTGCCTTAACCTCCGGTCAGCTGGATTTTGCCGTGGATGTTTTGTTGCCGGTCGGTGAAGACATTGAACACTGCGTCATTGGAGAACAACGGCTGGTGGTGATGCTGCGGGCGCAACACCCGCTGGCGGGGCAGCACTGGGATCTGGAGGCTTATCTGAGCGCCCGCCATGTGCAGGTATCCAGCCGGCCGGAAGGCCCGGGAGTGGAAGATTTTGCCTTAACCCGCCAGGGCAAAGCCCGGCGCATCGCATTACGCTGCCAGAATTACCATGCCGCCGTGCAGGTGGTGCAACAGACCGACTTATTGCTGACCATGCCGCAGGAATTTGCCGCCCGGCTGGTGCAGCAAACGCCCGATCTGCTGGTGCGCGAGCTGCCAATGCCGCTGCCGGCGCTGGAGCTGCACCTGTACTGGCATCGTAAAGCCAACGGCGATCCGGCCGTGATGTGGCTGAAAGAGCAGCTGTTAAATCTGTTCTGA